ATTCTGTGTTGTACATTCTTGAGTTGTTGACATTGCGCCATTGTGCGGGTTGCAAGTTTTATCGAGCAGAGACCCGAGGTCACTCTTGGGATTCAGATGGAAACCACATAAAAAATGTAAGGCTTAACTGATTTCCTTTTTGAATTGGCCATCTGCTGTGTCATGTGTGATATCAAAATTGGATAAGCGTCTGGGCCACTCGGGGGTTTGCACTGTGCAGTTCTGCTCTGTAGTTTCATCTATGTTTATTAACTttgttgcattttatatttttgttaggattttATATGGGGTGTGTAGTTGCTTCTCTAGGGCTTTAAGACTTTGATTTTCACCAGTTGGCCTTGAAAGTTCTTCATTTCCTGTGTAATGAGATCCTTTTTTGTGCTACATATAACTTGATGACTCACTAGGACCGAGGTCATTTTGATCTTTAAAAGTTCAACTGCACACAAACACTAGCATGGGGGGCAGATTTTGCTTTTAACTTGAGAGCAAATAGACGAAGTGAATAGCCATTAGAGATTAGTGTGTCAATTAAATTGTTACCATCAATTTTCTTGTTCTAACTTTCAATCTTTATGCTCTTTGGTACCAATGATGCACTTTATTCTTTTCATGTGTCTTGGCCAATCTGGACGTTGCTCACTTTTTGGATCTTTTAGCTTCTAGACATACCAAAGGGGTGATGTTTAATGCTAGCCTATatgtacatgcatgcatgtatgttTGTTTCTGTGTTTGCATGTTCtgtttttgtctctctttccccATGTGTTTGTTTCTGTGTCTCTGATTTAATGTTTGAACACTGGTTTTATAATATCTGAAATGTTCTAATAGTTATAACTTAACCTTTGTGAATTTCTCAGACTCCTTTTGGCCCGCCTTTTGCACTGATTCAAGGAACACTGGAACCCCTAGGAACCACATTCAAGAGGATTCCAACAGAGGCTTGCCCAATCATAAGAAGGGGTTCGGTTGCATGGATTGGTTCCGGCCCAGAGTTTTTCATAAGCCTTGCAAACCACCAGGAGTGGAAAAACGCATACACTGTGTTTGGTTCTGTTCTTCCGGAAGACATGGAGATTGCTGAAAGAATTGCTCAGCTCCCTTCCAAACCAGATGTTTGGAACAACATCAACGTGTCGGTCATGGAAAAGCCCGTTTCATTGTCGCTTCGAAGAATCAAGACAAGTAATGGAGATCTGAACAGAAATGTAGGATCAAATTGAAATTATACCAATGTTAAATTGTATCATACATtgtttgcaattttctttttatttttcccctgCATATTTCTTATATAGGATGTGGGAACTGTATCAGCATTTGTTTCTACAAGTAATAACAAAATCTCTTGCCTTATTAACATTTATCCCGCTTGTTGTGGGAGCTTAGGCACATGAGATAAAAGTTCTGTATTGAAATCTTTGTTCCAAACTTTGTACATGCATTCTAGAGGAATACAAATTGGAAGGATTGTTATATGTTGAATATATGTTTGCTATtatatacaacaaaataaaatattaattataaaatgactttgaaatgaagagaatcctattccaagACGAAGGGCTAGAGCCAGAGGGAGCAATTAGGGTTTTTAAACAAGAACGGGTGCTTCAATTCCTTTGAAGTGGAAGTTACTAAATACACacaatttccctttcaaaaaaaatatataaataagaaaatatgtatatataagcttTACGAGCTCAAAATGAGTTGAATTAGATCAAGATTTACTATAATTAGGCTGCTAAAACttctatcttttttatttatttattattattattattttggctattccactttttcaaattatcTACATTTTACTTCAccgttaaattattattttttcaagcATTTTCTCTAAGTTATTGAACCGGATACTGGTTTTGCTTCCATTTTAGGATCCGGTCCGGGGGGTGAGAATGCTCTAAATAGAGTAAAGAACAAGAGCTGGAGAGGGCGGCTGTACGTTATTCAAATTCTAGAAAAACGCCATCGTTTTTAAAGCTTTTCACTGGCAGCTGGCTGCAATAGCATACTCCGCGCCCAAACCCAGGAACCCTTTAACTCCCGCCCCCTCCAAGAAACCGAATCAAGCCAAAGACGACGCCGTTTTCGCCGTCAGCACCACCATGGTCCAATTCCACGAGCTCATAATCGGAGACCTCCTGGATGACCCGAACGGCGGACTGGTGGTCCTCTCCTCCGGCCTCTCTCTCCCCAAGCTGATCTCCTCCCTCGTCCTCCTTCATTCTTCCTCCCCCATTCTCCCCTCCCGCACCGTCTCCGAACTCTCCGCCGACCTCCCCGCCCACAACCGCCTCTCCCTCTACGCCTCCAATTCTGCCTTCTTCGTCACCCCCCGCATCCTCACCGTTGACCTCCTCTCCCGCCGCCTCTCCCCCTCCCTCGTGTCCGCTCTCGTCGTCCCCTCCGCCCACTCCCTCTCCGAGTCCTCCCCCGACGCCTTCGCCGTTCGCCTCCTCCTCCACCGTGCCCTCTCCATCTTCGCCTTCTCCGACCGCCCCCACTCCATGGTCTCCGCCTTCGCCAAGGCCGAGCGCACCATGAAGTGCCTCTATGTCAAAAAGCTTCACCTCTGGCCCAGGTTCCACGTCAACGTTGCCGACGAACTCGAGAGGGACCCGCCGGTGGTTGTCGACGTTCGGGTTCCGATGACGCGGGCCATGGTGGGGATCCAGAAGGCCGTTCTGGAGGTCATGGACGCGTGTCTCAAGGAGATGCGGAAGACCAACAAGGTCGACGTGGAGGATCTCACGGTGGAGAATGGGCTGTTCAAGTCATTCGATGAGATCGTGAGGCACCAGCTCGACCCCATCTGGCATACCTTGGGGAAGAAGACCAAGCAGCTCGTTTCAGACTTGAAGACTCTGAGGAAGCTCTTGGATTATCTCGTTAGGTACTTCTGCTTCCATTTTGATTCACTGTGAATTCGTTACGAGTTACAAATAGATTTTTTTGATGTGAAAATTGTGTTAATATGATGGTTTTGGGTGATTGATTACTACTTGGGTAGGTACGATGCAGTGACTTATTTGAAGTATTTGGATACACTGAGGGTGTCGGAGAGTTTTCGGTCGGTTTGGATATTTGCAGAGTCGAGCTATAAGATCTTTGAGTATGCAAAGAAACGGGTTTATCGTTTCGTGAGGTCTGATGGTGTGAAACTAGTACATGGGCAGGGTAAGAGTGTGACGGGCAAAAAGAGGAAATCCAAGGGGGGTGACAAGAATGAGGAAGAAGGTAAGtgagtgttttttgttttcggTTTATAAAGTGTTATGACttgacataaatgtgaaatctatttttgtgtttttgttaatACATTTGTTACGAGAACGGAAAACAAAAGACGGAAaataaaaacacagaaaaatatGGTCTAAAGTTTCATTTTTCTAACTCTTCTCTAAATGAATTTGTAGCAGCTGGTGGTGCTTCGTCGTCCATAGCAGGTAGTGGGTTAGTTTTGGAGGAAGTCTTGGAGGAGGCACCAAAGTGGAAGTTGTTACGTGTGAGTGAGTGAGTTCCATTTTCTTTGCTGTCCGTTGGTTACTTTTTTCTTATAGTTGTGAAACATTGTTGATTTTCTGACTTATTACGAAGGAAAGATGAGCGTGATTCAGCCCTAAATTTCATATCTATTTTGTGGTATTAGTTTCTCCTTTTGTTTCGGTTTGATGATTATAGGTTCAAAAACTTTGAAGTTCTTCGATATTGGAAGTTCACTCTAAATCTGGGTGTGATGATTTTATTACAGGAGATTCTTGAAGAGATAGAAGAGGAAAGACAAAAGCAGGCTTTGTCAAGAGAAGAGCTTCTGGTTGAAGGTGAAGCGGATGATAGTGGTATTGTTCTAGTGGCCTGCAAAGATGAACACTCATGCATGCAACTTGAAGAATGCATCTTGAACAGTCCACAGAAGGTTCTTCCCACattcttttctcatttgttAGATTCCCTTCTATTCTTTATGGGTATTATATTCACTTTGTCCCACACTtggttgtaattttatttagtgtgttatttatttatttgaaatatcTTGTTCTTTAGTCGAGCCAATTGACTAGCAATCATTAAACCAAGTCCACAAGCCATTTGCATCTTGTAATCCTCCTAGGAGTGCCGCCTTCTGCAAGATTGAGATGAGAATGTGGCAAGGGTTAGAAAACAGGGAATGGAAACAACCTTAATTGACTTAATTAGTTATTAATTGAAAGtcatgactattttttttttgatcaaatagtgtACTGGTTTTGATAGACGCATTTTGTGTGTTAGACCTTGCTGTTAAAAGTCAATACTCCATAAGTgatgaaacaattttttcaagCAGCATTATGTAAgtagaattttaaataatattgatgaatacaTTTTGGCTTATCTTAGAAGTGATTTGTGCTTGTGCCAAATAATTGCTAGTTATGCGCTTTTGGTGGacactctttctttttcccacaTTTTCCTTAGCAATTGGTAATGAATGGATGCACAACAACATGcccatttaattatatatttcctGTTGAAGGTCATGCGGGAAGAATGGGAGAAGTACTTGCTGAGCAAAGTAGAGTTGCGTGACATACAAACACGTTATAAAAAGAAACCAAAGGATCCTAAAGGTTTTGGGATTCTCGATGGAGTGGTCCCGATAACACCTGCACAGAACACAGAAGCTAGCAACTGCATAAACAAGCTGGAACGCGATGCACTTATGGCAGCTGCATCAGAAATAAGAAATCAAGCCAAAAAGGACCATATTGTTGGAGAAGATCCCCAGCCTCATGATGGCATTGTAGGacatagaaaaggaaaaggaaaaggaaaagtaaGGAATAAGAAAGGCGTGGCTAATTTTCAGAGACATCCAGGGAGTGAAAACAATAATCATATTAAGGAAGCAGCAAGAGATGCTAaagttgaaatttcaaattcagaAAATGATGGTGAAAAAGATGAAAGCAATCCAGTGGCTGCAGGTGGTTTTTGTGAAGCCGCAAGCCACACTGCCTCTGTAGACGAACCGATTCTTCGGAAGCATACCACTGAAGAGTCGAATAGTACAGGATCCAGAACTGCTAAGCCGCTGCCACCGGTGCATTTTTATGCCCTAGAAAGTGATCAGCCTATACTTGACATTTTGAAGCCCTCTGTTATTATTGTTTATCATCCAGACATGACTTTTGTCAGGGAAATTGAAGTCTACAAAGCTGAGAATCCGTCAAAGAAGTTGAAAGTTTACTTTCTCTTCTATGAAGATTCTACTGAAGTACAAAAGTTTGAGGCTAGTATACGCAGGGAGAATGGTGCTTTTGAGTCTCTGATCAGGCAGAAATCAATGATGATAATTCCAGTTGATCAGGTATGTGGCTTCTGTAGTTCTGTTTCATTTTCAATGAAGAGGATGCTGTTGGAAACTCAATTATCAAAGTTATTATGCTACGTGTTTAGGTTAGTTTACAATGTATTGGTACTGGACATGGTTTTGATATTGCAGGAAATCAGATCGAATTCATGTAGTTGCTAATGTGAATTTGTTCTATCTttgtagcaattttttttttttgtatattctcACTTCTTGGCGTGTTAATTTTGATGATTCTTTAAATGACCTTAAAATCTTTTGTAGAAAATTCTGCAGAGATCTCCTCTCTCACTTTTAAACCTGCAAAAACCTAATTTTATCTGCCTTTCTTTTCAAGTTCAATCATATCTTTACTCATTATTTGTGAAATATATTACACTCTGTTGCTTCAGTACTGAAAGTGATTTCGTTCTGTCCATGAAACACAATTCCGTTTATTTTCTTgatcattttataattttttttcatggtCAAATTAAGTGCTTATGTTTTCCATATGTTGTGCGTGTCACCTGGGTTTGAATCAGGATGGGCGCTGCCTGGGACTAAATTCTTCTGTAGAGCCACAAGCCTCAAGTTCCCAAAACTCAATAACGAGAAAGGCaggtggaagaaaagaaattgagaaaGAGATGCAGGTGTGCGATTTTCTGCTTCTTCTATGACCTCACTCCAGAAAATGTGTacttaggttttgtttttttttttttttttttttggtttttcatttttcaggtCATAGTAGACATGAGGGAATTTATGAGCAGCCTTCCAAATGTTCTCCATCAGAAGGGCATGCGCATAATACCAGTAACCTTGGAAGTTGGGGATTATATTCTCTCACCATTAATATGTGTGGAGAGAAAGAGTATCCAAGATCTTTTTATGAGCTTCACATCAGGCCGTCTTTACCACCAAGTAGAGACAATGGTCCGCTATTATAGAATACCTGTTCTCCTGATTGAGTTTTCACAAGACAAAAGTTTTTCTTTTCAGGTAATTAAATTACATTTGTTTCACAGAAAGCCATATGTTAGGTTTAATACTCTgctggttttattttttggattttttgtttgCAGTCCGCAAGTGATATTGGTGATGATGTTACGCCAAATAGTATTATATCTAAGCTGTCATTACTTGCTCTACATTTTCCCCGCTTGCGAATCATCTGGTCTCGCAGTCTGCATGCCACTGCTGAAATATTTGCTACACTTAAGGCAAATCAAGATGAACCTGATGACACAAAAGCAATTCGAGTCGGTGTTCCTTCTGAAGATGGTATTGTGGAAGATGATGTGAGGTGAGTTGCATAAATTTGACTTGGTTTTCACTTCAAACATTTACTTCAATCTGATGCTCCTAGAGAGTATGGGAAGAAACATTTAGTAGTAACTGCTATTAGCTGGGATTGAGCGGTGAATCTAGAACATTTTTCATGTCTGGCCCAAGTTAAATCACCCATAAAACCCccaggggttggcccaagtggtgaaggccttgGTCTTCAGGGTTTGCTCctttcaaggtccaaggttcgaCATCTTATGGGTGTAAACAATCCCTTGGGGCTACACTTCTTGGTAAAAAGTCAGCGATTTAATCAATTCCGTGTAGAGAAACTTCTGAGGGTGCAGTGCACGGGACCGAGGTTTACTCTACAGGGATGGGTCCGAAGGGTTCTGTCTTGAAGAGGTTTCCCgacataaacaataaaaaaaaaaagacccataAGTTTTGGTCCTTGAGCAAGTAAGCTGAAAGATGAGCTAAATTGTTGGATATATTTAACAGAGCACTTTGAGGCCTAATGGTGCATGCTGCATGCAGTAGATAGAggacaaaagcttcattaaGAAAGATAAACTAAAATCTACTGTTATCCCAGACCATCACCCCCTCCAAAACCACCTGACCTACTGATCAGGGTTTGATGATATATTGCGTTCGGCTTTGCATTTGCCTTGATTAATGAGGTTGAATGTTTCATTTCACTTTTCATTTAGGATATGAGTTTGATGGTATATTACGTTCTTCTTCGCAGAGCTGAAAACTACAATACATCTGCCATCGAGTTTCTGAGACGTCTCCCGGGCGTGACAGATTCAAATTACAGGGCTATAATGGAGGGGTGTAATAGCTTGGCAGAACTTGCCCTTCTTTCTGTAGAAAGGCTAGCCGAACTAATGGGTGGTCAGAAAGGTGCTAGGACTCTCAGGGAGTTCCTTGATGCAAAGTATCCAACCTTGTTATGAGGCTAATTAGTGTAAAGTCACACAGAAGTAACACCTGATTAATTCATTTGTTATTCATTGGTGCACATTGCAATTTTGTATTTagggttttatgagatgaagAAATAGGTGATTAAGGCCTCATCTACCTTTCCCGTGTTGTAATTCttcaattaaatagattaatttGCCGTTCCATTGGCAACATATTGTATGTATAAAATGTAacactaaaataattttaaattgtaatgtAATGCGTTTAAcatttttatctaaatttagATAAGAGTTTTTCGTGGCTACTTTTCATTGGCTAATCTATCTGTAGGCTAAAATAAAAAGCTTCTCCAAACTTTTTTTATTCACAAAACACACTCTTGGCGAGCTTGTCGAGACTCGAGCTATGAGCAAAGAGCTTGGTGGAGAGAGATCGGACCTAATGGGAGAGAATGAAAAaagattttatataaaaaacaatattattattttaataagtaaagaaaattttagataaatgtttttgaaaagtaggtaattaaaataaaaacaaattggtCTTAGCTAaaatatagtcaatgcaaatgctcgggaaaaaaaaaaagtgcttagTAACTAATTAAAGATATTCGTGCAAATTTGTTCAGGAAAATTCTATTCTGTTCTGGAAACGACGTCGTCCACCTCCTATTACCCTGTTCAGCAGCAACATTATCCGGTTATCCCCCAACGAAAACTTTctgatttaatatataaatatattaaatatattaaatatattatccTAGAATAATATCTATTGGATTCGGCTTACGTGCGGTTGATAAAATAACCGCATAGCTGCTCTGTTAAAATTTGAAAGGTCCAGATTTAATACTAGTAGTTGAACAGTCTAGATTTAATAATAACAGTTTAATCAGACGTTGTGACTGACTGAAAGGAAAACAAACGCCGTTTATTTTCTGGCGGAAGGGTGCTATGGAGAGACACAAGGCTTTGAGGAATGAGAAGCTAGAGAGAGATTTGGGAGAAAGACGATTATTACAGAATGCTCTTCTTCATCCAgtcaccattttatttttcagtctCAAGCTCTCTCAGTCTGTGTTCTGCTGAAAGGGGTTTCTGGAAAGGAAATTTGAGGACAAGACGCTGGGCATGGAAGGGATAAAAAAGACGAAACAAAATGGATTGGATAGGGACACTCCTTTCATATTCCTCTTTTCcatgtttttatttccttgcTGCTTTACAATTACCAGTGTTTTTTTCACCCTATTTTCCTCTTCAAAAGCCCCAAAAAGAGGAGTAATTGAcgaaacaaatattttaagcaAACTCACCGATCCAAGAAAATATTAACCATATTTGTGAACATCCACGCCCAGACTCATAAACTATTGATACCAAATGGGGAGATGTCCGTGGAATTACTGGAGTAATTGGGAACAAAGCTTTTAAGCAAACTCACAAATCCATGAAAATATTAAGCAGACCCAAATTTTTAAGCAAAGCTAACATCAATCttcgaagagagagagaaggaaagatgggaaagGAAGGCACAGCGGTGGGAGCGAGAGCAAGAGGTGGTGGAGGAACGAGTGTGGTTCAGTCTCTTTAATCCAACGCCGTTTGCTTTGCCTTTTTGCTAAATCAACATCGTCGGTGTAAAACTACTAGTATTAAATCTAAACCGTTCAAATTTTAACAGCAGCTATGCGGTTACTTTGTCAACCGCGTGTAAGTTGGATCCATATCTATTATATTCTTAAGAGTATCCCTCAACGAAAACATCCACCTCCGCTACCATCTctgacacagagagagagagagagagagagaaagagatggcTCTTACTCTCAAGGGCTCTGTTAATCTCACCCCCCCAACGATCACCAAAGCCTTCGCTCTCAAACCCCACTTCCTCACCCCTCTCCACTTCACCACCACAAAACACACCCCATCCGTCtcttcctcatcatcatcatcagtcACAGACAACGCTAACACTTCATCTGGTCCTTCAAACTGGGCCCCGCACTCGTGGAAGTCCAAGAAGGCCCGCCAGCTCCCGGACTACCCGGACCCGGATGAGTTCAGGTCGGTCATCCAGACCCTGGAGTCCTTCCCGCCCATTGTGTTCGCCGGCGAGGCCCGCAAGCTCGAGGAGCGGCTGGCCCAGGCCGCCATGGGCGAGGCCTTTTTGCTTCAGGGCGGGGACTGTGCCGAGAGCTTCAAGGAGTTCAATGGGAATAACATTCGGGACACTTTCCGGGTCTTGTTGCAAATGGGCATCGCCCTCACCTTTGGCGCCCAAATCCCCGTCATCAAGgtactctcttttttctttttctttccttttttcacTCTCTATCATCATTTTTTGTGGAAAAAGCTTTGTCGGTGTTGGTGAGCtgggttttctttttgatgATTTGGTTGTCTGTCTGTTGCTTTAAGATTTTGGAAATCGATGTCTTGCTTTGGACTTGTGTTGTGTCATGCGGActgtttttgtgggttttggggAATCGGGTTTTCTTTTTGATGACTTGGGTGTTTGTAAATCGATGTCTTTCGTTTGGATTTGTTGTAAATATATTAGTTTGACCTTTTGACTCGTATAGTATCGGCTGTTAGCAGGTTTTGGCCACGGATTAAAATACATTATCCTTTCTTTTGCTTACTTATGGGTCACTCGTCGTTTTTCTATTAGTCTCccgccatatatatatatatatatgcatgggcGCTTTCTTATACTTTAATTCTGGTTTGATTTCAAACTTTTATAGCTGCAAAATGATGAATGACTAAAACTACTACCATCGAAATGCTCATCTTGATTTTTAAAGAATATGTAGGAATCATAGAATGGAATGGCTGTTACATGCATGATGCATCACAATATTCTGATGAAAAATAATGTTTAGAATTGCCCGGCTAAATACTATTTAGTTTTTGTGTCTTCAACATGGCATGCACGACTACTTCAGGGTTAGGGAAGTATTTTTTGGTACTAATAACAAGGTTAAGGTGGGTTTTGGTTTCCTGTTCTCCACATTGAAGTAGTTCGACCCTGGAGAACGAATGTCAAAGGTGAAGCTATGGAATTACCAGTGAAGGACCCACTACTAGAAATAATTCATAGTGGAAGAAATGTTTgtacttgattttaaatatTGGCCTTACTATGTTCCTTGTACTTCTGGTCTATCTTTGTGTTGACtataattttagtattttttccAGTAATGTTTCTTGCATCATGTTTTTCAGAAGCATTTCCTGCCCACTATCTCCCATAGCATCTGCCTTAATTGCTTCCCAAACTGGTAAAATGGGTTCTCACTAATACGTCATGATTTGAGGTTTAGTAACTATAAAGCTCAACTCTAagttctattaattttttttttgcattatcTTATGTATATGTGCGCTCTGCTTACATATGGTAAACTAACTCTAGATGTGGGGTGGTTCAACTAAATCTACCTGAAAATtgttgccttttttttctttttctttttcttttaatatttggaGATCCTATAATCACATATGCATAGACTTGTTTGCTAAAATCACATCTATGATGCCTTGTGTAATAATACAAGTATATCTGTTTCACTTTGTTTAATATGAAACAGGTAGGAAGGATGGCAGGGCAATTTGCAAAACCTAGGTCAGAACCTTATGAGATTCAAGACGGTGTGAAGCTTCCTAGTTATCGGGGAGACAATATCAACGGTGACGCCTTTGATGAGAAATCTAGAATACCTGATCCGCAAAGGTTGATCAGAGCATACCTCCAATCTGTTGGCACACTGAATCTCCTTAGAGCATTTGCCACTGGTGGGTACGCTGCCATGCAGAGAGTTTCAGAGTGGAATCTTGATTTTGTGGTACACAGTGAGCAGGGGGACAGGTACTTTTGAAAAGATATTCCTTCACTTCATGCAATTTTTTCTTGAAGCAAATAACTGGGCAATTTCAATTTTTCCAGTGGGTTAGTTCCACCCCCATGTATTGGTCCCACACAACACTCTTTGTGCCTCTATTTGCTATGAAGTGATTATTCTGATGATCTCGTCAATAACCTTCTGCCTCGTCTTATGGAAGTGGAGAATTGTTATTTGGGTAGTCCCGGATTCTCTAAAAGCAAGCAGTTGCATGGAAACTTtttctgtttaaatttttttaataggttTTTTACCCCTCAAATAGAGATGGAATGAGAgatcgaactagtgactttcgcttcataAAGCATGACCTCTAGCCAATTGAAGTACCCTTTGgagtcaaaaaaattaatgtcctatatatatattttaattttttaggtttttccatGCTGCTTTCTTGTATTTACTTACTAAAACTTACTGTTTGATGAAAGGTACATTGAACTTGCACAAAGAGTAGATGAAGCCCTGGGGTTCATGGCTGCTGCTGGGGTTACTGTAAATCATCCCATAATGAACACAATTGAGTTTTGGACATCTCATGAATGCCTCCATTTACCTTATGAGCAAGCCTTGACTAGGGTAGATTCAACATCAGGGTGTTACTATGACTGTTCTGCTCACATGCTTTGGGTGGGTGAGAGGACTCGGCAGTTGGATGGTGCACATGTTGAATTCCTCCGGGGTGTTTCCAATCCTCTTGGCATAAAGGTAAGTGGCAGCTGCACTTAACttggtggaaaaaaaaaattgtagttgcGCTCTTGGGAATCTATACAGTCAacctcaaatttataaatttaattttgatgaaATGCTGCAGTGCTGATGTTATTGTCTATAATTTCAATAATGCTCACTTTCATTGTCAGCAAGATAGAGGATTTTATTTGTGCGcagttttgttttcctttgtcttGTTGGCCTTTAAATGGAGAACAAGGGAGATGGCAGATTAAATCATACATTATGTAGAATCCATAACATTCATGTATTACTTGTTTTGTTTCATAATCTAACATACTGCCATGTGTCCATAATTCAGGGAGACATAACAGCCTCCTTCTCTTTGTTTGATACTTTGAGCTATTCTTTCGATTCTCATTATAGGCATCCCTGTTGTAATTGACCTTCTTATGAAGAATTTCAGTATGTTTCTATGTAGAGAGTAGAAATTCTTACCACGTTGAGGCTTTCATGTCTTGAGTGCCTTGGAAGTGATTGAGTGGGCACAGTTGCTGTCACTCTAGTGGGGtgatatttttctcattttcttctctgGTTGTTGATGTCTGGACTTGGTCATGCAGGTGAGTGACAAGATGGATCCAAAGGAGCTTGTGAAATTGTGTGAAATTCTCAACCCTCATAACAAGCCTGGAAGATTAACAATAATAACGCGAATGGGGGCAGATAACATGAGGGTAAAGCTCCCCCATCTGATTAGAGCTGTGCGCCAGGCTGGGCTTCTTGTCACATGGGTTAGTGATCCCATGCATGGGAACACCATAAAGGCTCCTTCCGGTCTCAAGACGCGGCCGTTCGATGCAATCCGAGTAAGAACTGATCAACCAATATTGACTGATAAATACTTCAACCCTTTTCTTCATAACGGTAGTAACAGggggtgtttttgttttgtctcAGGATGAGTTGAGGGCTTTCTTTGATGTTCATGAACAAGAGGGGAGCTACCCTGGGGGAGTTCATCTGGAGATGACTGGGCAGAATGTAACAGAGTGCATTGGAGGGTCAAAGACAGTGACTTTTGATGACTTGAGCTCCAGATATCATACACACTGTGACCCCAG
This genomic interval from Corylus avellana chromosome ca3, CavTom2PMs-1.0 contains the following:
- the LOC132176135 gene encoding DNA repair endonuclease UVH1 isoform X2 translates to MVQFHELIIGDLLDDPNGGLVVLSSGLSLPKLISSLVLLHSSSPILPSRTVSELSADLPAHNRLSLYASNSAFFVTPRILTVDLLSRRLSPSLVSALVVPSAHSLSESSPDAFAVRLLLHRALSIFAFSDRPHSMVSAFAKAERTMKCLYVKKLHLWPRFHVNVADELERDPPVVVDVRVPMTRAMVGIQKAVLEVMDACLKEMRKTNKVDVEDLTVENGLFKSFDEIVRHQLDPIWHTLGKKTKQLVSDLKTLRKLLDYLVRYDAVTYLKYLDTLRVSESFRSVWIFAESSYKIFEYAKKRVYRFVRSDGVKLVHGQGKSVTGKKRKSKGGDKNEEEAGGASSSIAGSGLVLEEVLEEAPKWKLLREILEEIEEERQKQALSREELLVEGEADDSGIVLVACKDEHSCMQLEECILNSPQKVMREEWEKYLLSKVELRDIQTRYKKKPKDPKGFGILDGVVPITPAQNTEASNCINKLERDALMAAASEIRNQAKKDHIVGEDPQPHDGIVGHRKGKGKGKVRNKKGVANFQRHPGSENNNHIKEAARDAKVEISNSENDGEKDESNPVAAGGFCEAASHTASVDEPILRKHTTEESNSTGSRTAKPLPPVHFYALESDQPILDILKPSVIIVYHPDMTFVREIEVYKAENPSKKLKVYFLFYEDSTEVQKFEASIRRENGAFESLIRQKSMMIIPVDQDGRCLGLNSSVEPQASSSQNSITRKAGGRKEIEKEMQVIVDMREFMSSLPNVLHQKGMRIIPVTLEVGDYILSPLICVERKSIQDLFMSFTSGRLYHQVETMVRYYRIPVLLIEFSQDKSFSFQSASDIGDDVTPNSIISKLSLLALHFPRLRIIWSRSLHATAEIFATLKANQDEPDDTKAIRVGVPSEDGIVEDDVRAENYNTSAIEFLRRLPGVTDSNYRAIMEGCNSLAELALLSVERLAELMGGQKGARTLREFLDAKYPTLL
- the LOC132176135 gene encoding DNA repair endonuclease UVH1 isoform X1, which translates into the protein MVQFHELIIGDLLDDPNGGLVVLSSGLSLPKLISSLVLLHSSSPILPSRTVSELSADLPAHNRLSLYASNSAFFVTPRILTVDLLSRRLSPSLVSALVVPSAHSLSESSPDAFAVRLLLHRALSIFAFSDRPHSMVSAFAKAERTMKCLYVKKLHLWPRFHVNVADELERDPPVVVDVRVPMTRAMVGIQKAVLEVMDACLKEMRKTNKVDVEDLTVENGLFKSFDEIVRHQLDPIWHTLGKKTKQLVSDLKTLRKLLDYLVRYDAVTYLKYLDTLRVSESFRSVWIFAESSYKIFEYAKKRVYRFVRSDGVKLVHGQGKSVTGKKRKSKGGDKNEEEAAGGASSSIAGSGLVLEEVLEEAPKWKLLREILEEIEEERQKQALSREELLVEGEADDSGIVLVACKDEHSCMQLEECILNSPQKVMREEWEKYLLSKVELRDIQTRYKKKPKDPKGFGILDGVVPITPAQNTEASNCINKLERDALMAAASEIRNQAKKDHIVGEDPQPHDGIVGHRKGKGKGKVRNKKGVANFQRHPGSENNNHIKEAARDAKVEISNSENDGEKDESNPVAAGGFCEAASHTASVDEPILRKHTTEESNSTGSRTAKPLPPVHFYALESDQPILDILKPSVIIVYHPDMTFVREIEVYKAENPSKKLKVYFLFYEDSTEVQKFEASIRRENGAFESLIRQKSMMIIPVDQDGRCLGLNSSVEPQASSSQNSITRKAGGRKEIEKEMQVIVDMREFMSSLPNVLHQKGMRIIPVTLEVGDYILSPLICVERKSIQDLFMSFTSGRLYHQVETMVRYYRIPVLLIEFSQDKSFSFQSASDIGDDVTPNSIISKLSLLALHFPRLRIIWSRSLHATAEIFATLKANQDEPDDTKAIRVGVPSEDGIVEDDVRAENYNTSAIEFLRRLPGVTDSNYRAIMEGCNSLAELALLSVERLAELMGGQKGARTLREFLDAKYPTLL